One part of the Mariniblastus fucicola genome encodes these proteins:
- the coaE gene encoding dephospho-CoA kinase (Dephospho-CoA kinase (CoaE) performs the final step in coenzyme A biosynthesis.) produces the protein MIFGSSMVVVGLNGGVASGKSFVSSCFEELGAHRIDADQVAHEVLQNADVIDRIVDHFGDDVIQGDGQIDRKRLGKIVFGGTGDAELDHLESIVHPEIRIRIRSQMELLRKSADVELLVLDIPLLFEGEYDQHCDYVIFVDANLNVRQQRAKLRGWSDDELEKRESRQLSVEEKKLRSDVVINNSGSKESTARQLAEFCQKLGLEVPASYRALYRISSNDTLSNTDPPNGCR, from the coding sequence ATGATTTTTGGAAGCTCAATGGTCGTCGTTGGTTTAAACGGGGGAGTTGCCAGCGGGAAGAGTTTCGTCTCCAGTTGTTTTGAGGAACTTGGGGCCCATCGGATCGACGCAGATCAGGTGGCGCACGAAGTTTTACAGAACGCAGACGTGATTGACAGAATCGTCGATCATTTTGGTGACGACGTAATTCAAGGCGATGGCCAGATAGATCGGAAACGACTTGGGAAAATCGTTTTCGGCGGAACGGGTGATGCTGAACTGGATCACCTCGAATCGATTGTGCACCCAGAGATCCGGATTCGGATTCGAAGTCAAATGGAACTGCTCCGCAAATCGGCCGATGTTGAATTGCTGGTGCTGGATATTCCTTTACTCTTCGAAGGCGAATACGATCAACACTGCGACTACGTAATTTTCGTGGATGCCAACCTGAACGTCCGCCAGCAGCGAGCTAAACTTCGTGGCTGGTCAGATGACGAGTTGGAAAAACGTGAATCGCGCCAGTTATCCGTCGAAGAAAAGAAACTTCGATCGGATGTGGTGATTAACAATTCGGGCTCAAAGGAATCAACAGCAAGACAACTGGCGGAATTCTGCCAGAAACTTGGACTGGAAGTTCCCGCGTCGTATCGTGCTCTCTATCGCATATCCTCCAACGATACACTGTCCAACACAGACCCGCCCAATGGCTGTCGGTAA
- the polA gene encoding DNA polymerase I, translated as MAKKKSVISGPDLFTATEPKKLFLLDGMALIYRAHFGMIRSPRFTSGEVPTSAVFGIANTVFDLIKKQKPTHIAIAFDTSEPTFRHEVFEDYKAQRDKLPEDIATQIPMVDKLMQALNITIIRTPGYEADDIIGTLAIEAAAQDVDVFMVTPDKDYHQLVTDKIKVYKPGHRGGTFEVLDVDAVLEKWQVEHTSQVIDILGLMGDKSDNVPGIPGIGEKTAIKLIKQFGSVEKLVNSTAELKGKQKERVEENRDLALLSKQLVTIKTDVPHDFQLSDFLRREANEEALQALFMEWEFDTLGRKLFGKSFTSAPKRAAVIREKREKEIQSTLFDDGVVKEKNIGNTDHDYQLVETAKQRADLIKKLKKQKAFCFDTETTGLDPRKALPLGVAFSFQPHSAYYVVCPEDQEKAQAILDELREVFEDDSIEKIGHNLKYDVTLLKWHGIEVRGRLLDTMLAHSMKEPEMSHGLDYLAKLYLGYKPIPISQLIGPKGEEQKSLRDVSLEKVCEYACEDADITLQVAAVLRPDIEERGVSEVCYDIECPLIPVLVDMEYEGITLDTEALADFSKRLEVEIVELRDGIYEAAGREFNIDSPKQLGTILYDELNLVANPKKTATGQYSTRETELIRLAPNHQIVADVLEYRNAVKLKSVYVDQLPNTIDEQNRLHTHYSQTWTATGRMQSNNPNLQTIPIRKQRGREIRAAFVPRSKDFEILSADYSQIELRIMADLSEDPTMLEAFNSGADIHNSTASKVYKVDPEDVSREMRDKAKTVNFGIIYGISAFGLQQRLNIPRKEANELIENYFDKHPGVQEYIDRTIEFGKEHGYVATRTGRRRYLRDINSRNKTLQRAAQRLAMNSPIQGTAADMLKLAMIRVYEALESGGFATKMLLTVHDEIVFDMHKDETDTVIPVIVEAMKNAISMKVPIEVETGHGANWLIAH; from the coding sequence ATGGCAAAGAAGAAATCTGTCATCTCTGGCCCCGACCTGTTTACGGCCACCGAACCAAAAAAACTGTTCCTGCTCGATGGTATGGCGCTTATTTATCGAGCCCATTTTGGAATGATTCGCAGCCCGCGATTCACATCCGGTGAAGTACCGACTTCGGCTGTATTTGGAATCGCGAACACGGTTTTCGATTTGATCAAGAAACAAAAACCGACTCATATCGCGATCGCGTTCGATACCAGCGAACCGACCTTCCGACACGAAGTCTTCGAAGACTACAAAGCCCAGCGGGACAAACTGCCCGAAGACATCGCGACTCAAATCCCGATGGTCGACAAGCTGATGCAGGCACTCAACATCACGATCATCCGAACGCCGGGCTATGAAGCCGACGACATCATTGGCACGCTGGCGATCGAAGCCGCCGCACAGGATGTCGATGTTTTCATGGTTACGCCAGACAAGGACTATCATCAGTTGGTGACGGACAAAATTAAAGTCTACAAACCGGGTCACCGCGGCGGTACTTTTGAGGTTCTGGATGTCGATGCCGTGCTGGAGAAATGGCAAGTCGAACACACCAGCCAGGTAATCGACATCCTGGGCTTGATGGGCGACAAAAGCGACAATGTTCCCGGCATCCCCGGCATTGGTGAAAAAACTGCGATCAAGCTGATCAAGCAGTTTGGCTCCGTCGAAAAACTGGTCAACAGCACGGCTGAACTGAAAGGCAAACAGAAAGAACGCGTCGAGGAAAATCGGGATTTGGCTCTGCTGTCCAAACAGCTGGTGACGATAAAAACCGATGTTCCGCACGATTTCCAACTGAGTGACTTTCTCCGCCGTGAGGCCAATGAAGAGGCACTGCAGGCCCTGTTTATGGAGTGGGAATTCGACACTCTCGGGCGCAAACTGTTCGGCAAGTCATTCACATCGGCTCCCAAACGTGCGGCTGTCATTCGCGAAAAACGGGAAAAGGAAATTCAGTCCACGCTGTTCGACGATGGAGTGGTCAAAGAAAAAAACATTGGCAATACCGATCATGACTATCAGCTGGTCGAAACCGCGAAGCAGCGGGCGGACCTGATCAAGAAACTGAAAAAGCAGAAAGCGTTCTGTTTCGATACCGAAACCACGGGACTCGATCCGCGCAAAGCGTTGCCACTGGGAGTCGCGTTTTCATTCCAGCCACATTCGGCCTACTACGTTGTTTGCCCTGAAGATCAGGAAAAGGCTCAAGCGATCCTGGACGAACTGCGGGAGGTTTTCGAAGATGACTCAATCGAAAAGATCGGCCACAATCTGAAATACGATGTGACGTTGCTCAAGTGGCACGGCATCGAGGTTCGAGGCAGATTGCTGGACACGATGCTGGCTCATTCGATGAAGGAACCGGAGATGAGTCACGGCCTGGACTACCTGGCGAAACTTTATCTTGGCTACAAACCGATTCCAATTTCGCAGTTGATCGGGCCCAAAGGCGAGGAACAGAAAAGCCTTCGCGATGTGTCGCTGGAAAAGGTCTGCGAGTACGCCTGTGAAGACGCCGACATCACGCTTCAGGTCGCCGCAGTGCTTAGACCTGACATCGAGGAGCGCGGCGTGAGCGAAGTTTGCTACGATATTGAATGCCCACTGATTCCCGTGTTGGTCGACATGGAATACGAAGGAATCACGCTCGATACGGAGGCTCTTGCTGATTTTTCAAAACGGCTGGAAGTCGAAATTGTTGAGCTTCGCGACGGAATCTACGAAGCCGCGGGCCGCGAGTTCAATATCGATTCGCCGAAGCAGCTTGGTACGATTCTCTATGATGAACTGAATTTGGTCGCCAATCCGAAAAAGACCGCCACGGGGCAGTATTCGACGCGGGAAACAGAGCTGATTCGACTGGCTCCGAACCACCAGATCGTGGCCGACGTGCTGGAGTATCGCAACGCGGTCAAACTGAAATCCGTTTACGTGGATCAGCTTCCCAACACGATCGACGAACAGAACCGCCTGCACACGCACTATAGCCAAACATGGACCGCCACCGGACGAATGCAGTCCAACAATCCGAACCTGCAAACGATCCCAATCCGCAAACAGCGCGGCCGCGAAATACGGGCGGCGTTCGTGCCTCGCAGCAAAGATTTCGAGATCCTCTCTGCGGACTATTCGCAAATTGAGCTTCGGATCATGGCGGATCTGAGCGAAGACCCAACGATGCTTGAGGCGTTCAATTCTGGTGCTGACATTCACAACTCGACAGCCTCCAAGGTTTACAAAGTTGATCCGGAAGATGTCTCTCGCGAGATGCGCGACAAAGCCAAGACCGTTAACTTTGGCATCATCTACGGAATTTCGGCGTTTGGATTGCAGCAGCGATTGAACATCCCGCGAAAGGAAGCCAACGAACTGATCGAGAACTACTTCGACAAACATCCCGGCGTTCAGGAGTACATCGACCGAACAATCGAATTCGGCAAGGAACATGGCTATGTGGCGACTCGAACCGGACGGCGACGGTATCTGCGAGACATCAATTCACGAAACAAGACGCTGCAACGAGCGGCTCAGCGACTGGCGATGAACAGTCCGATTCAGGGCACCGCGGCAGATATGTTGAAACTGGCGATGATTCGCGTTTACGAAGCTCTCGAATCCGGCGGCTTTGCGACCAAGATGCTGCTGACAGTTCACGATGAAATCGTGTTCGACATGCACAAGGACGAGACCGACACCGTCATTCCGGTCATCGTCGAGGCGATGAAGAACGCGATCTCGATGAAGGTTCCGATCGAAGTCGAAACCGGTCATGGAGCCAATTGGCTAATCGCACACTGA
- a CDS encoding TadE/TadG family type IV pilus assembly protein, with the protein MKARNAMVTNRRNGATVVEFAMVLPVLLVLLFGSVELTRVSMLQHTANHAAYVAARNAIVPGADASQAEAKAEEHLDLIGVKDAVVSISPSVITEETALVNVSVTFPVSSNSLVVPEFMSGDIVGKTTMVTERSKAQMSTVLPTPPPPPAPTPTPTPTPTPTPTPTPTPTPTPTPTPTPTPTPTPTPTPTPPPPVL; encoded by the coding sequence ATGAAAGCTCGCAATGCGATGGTAACGAATCGAAGAAATGGTGCCACGGTCGTCGAATTCGCGATGGTCTTGCCGGTGCTGTTGGTGCTGTTGTTCGGCAGTGTCGAATTGACTCGAGTCTCAATGCTGCAGCATACTGCCAATCATGCCGCGTATGTCGCTGCCCGAAATGCGATCGTTCCAGGAGCAGACGCATCGCAAGCCGAAGCGAAAGCGGAAGAGCACCTTGATCTGATCGGCGTCAAGGATGCGGTCGTCAGCATCTCGCCATCGGTGATCACCGAAGAAACGGCTTTGGTCAATGTTTCGGTGACGTTTCCGGTGTCATCCAATTCGCTGGTCGTTCCCGAGTTTATGTCCGGTGACATCGTTGGCAAAACCACCATGGTCACCGAAAGGTCCAAGGCTCAGATGTCGACAGTACTGCCAACGCCTCCGCCTCCTCCGGCACCGACGCCCACTCCCACGCCAACCCCTACACCGACTCCTACGCCAACGCCAACGCCGACTCCAACCCCCACACCTACACCGACCCCAACTCCCACGCCGACTCCCACACCCACACCAACTCCTCCGCCGCCAGTGCTGTGA
- a CDS encoding VWA domain-containing protein → MIRCRSVSIHRPRDGATMVLMVVLLPVMIALAALAINVAQMESVNTDLQVATDAAVRAAGREYLLTADKNKALLAAQELADRNRVGSFVLPIESGDLEYGVGDRANVNSPYTFTHTGAGNAVRLTTNSLASGTSGVDLLFPFFGSNVKIRPQISAVCTQGVIDIALVIDRSGSMAYSSSETAVYPPGPAAAPAGWDFGDPVPPQARWLDLIASAKVFVDELDASPTEELVALTIYDENSTTLLNLSNNYDQIINELEFISGSFDKGGTNIGGGMLGGQSALTNATYGRQEASKVIVLMTDGVHNIGTSPNSAANTIANSGIALFTITFSDEANQAEMQSVANKCGGQHFHAANASQLKDAFQQIARSLPTLLTE, encoded by the coding sequence ATGATTAGATGCCGCTCTGTTTCAATTCATCGTCCCCGCGATGGTGCCACGATGGTGCTGATGGTCGTGCTATTGCCAGTCATGATTGCACTGGCAGCGCTGGCGATCAACGTTGCGCAAATGGAATCTGTAAACACCGACTTGCAGGTCGCAACAGATGCCGCCGTAAGAGCCGCCGGTCGCGAGTACTTGCTGACCGCGGACAAGAACAAAGCGTTGCTCGCGGCTCAGGAACTCGCCGACCGAAATCGAGTCGGTTCGTTTGTGCTTCCGATCGAATCAGGCGACCTTGAGTATGGGGTCGGCGATCGCGCAAACGTCAACTCCCCCTATACGTTCACGCACACAGGAGCCGGCAACGCCGTTCGCCTGACGACCAACTCACTTGCCAGTGGCACCAGCGGAGTCGATCTGCTGTTTCCATTCTTTGGCAGCAACGTCAAGATCCGTCCTCAGATTTCCGCTGTTTGTACTCAGGGCGTGATCGACATTGCGTTGGTGATCGACCGAAGCGGATCGATGGCTTACAGCTCAAGCGAAACCGCGGTTTATCCGCCCGGACCGGCAGCGGCACCGGCTGGCTGGGATTTCGGTGACCCGGTTCCGCCGCAGGCCAGGTGGCTGGACTTGATTGCTTCCGCCAAGGTGTTTGTCGATGAACTTGACGCGTCTCCAACCGAAGAACTGGTTGCCCTGACGATCTACGACGAAAACAGCACAACGCTGTTGAATCTGTCGAACAACTATGACCAGATCATCAACGAATTAGAGTTCATCTCTGGCAGTTTCGACAAAGGCGGGACGAACATCGGCGGCGGGATGCTTGGCGGGCAATCAGCTCTGACCAACGCAACCTATGGTCGGCAGGAAGCGTCCAAGGTAATCGTCCTGATGACCGACGGAGTTCACAACATCGGCACCAGTCCAAACTCGGCCGCGAACACGATCGCCAATTCCGGAATCGCGCTCTTCACGATCACGTTTAGCGACGAAGCCAACCAGGCGGAGATGCAGTCGGTTGCCAACAAGTGTGGCGGCCAACATTTTCATGCTGCCAATGCCAGCCAGCTGAAAGACGCCTTTCAACAGATCGCTCGTAGTCTGCCCACACTTCTTACAGAGTAA
- a CDS encoding TadE family protein, whose protein sequence is MNLPTMKKTRALTSNKNNTRRGAAVAELAVCLPMFLLVLTATLDICGMFYVQQTLKISAYEGARVGIVPESESENVVFQCENLLDAQGVKGYSIVLDPPDPQTLTVGDYFTVTVEADYAQNAIAGSLYPGKLLTKSVTLRVE, encoded by the coding sequence ATGAATCTGCCGACTATGAAGAAGACACGTGCTTTAACATCCAACAAAAACAATACCCGTCGCGGTGCCGCGGTCGCCGAGTTGGCTGTGTGTTTACCCATGTTTCTGTTGGTACTAACGGCGACTCTCGATATTTGCGGAATGTTCTACGTTCAGCAAACACTCAAGATCTCTGCTTACGAAGGAGCACGGGTCGGCATCGTGCCCGAATCCGAATCGGAGAACGTAGTCTTCCAGTGTGAGAATTTGCTGGACGCTCAAGGTGTCAAAGGATACTCGATCGTACTTGATCCCCCGGACCCCCAGACGCTCACCGTTGGTGATTACTTCACCGTCACGGTGGAAGCAGATTATGCTCAAAACGCGATCGCCGGCAGCCTGTACCCTGGAAAACTGCTGACCAAATCGGTCACCCTACGTGTTGAATGA
- a CDS encoding creatininase family protein has protein sequence MKPWNLSQTNYATIKQNDYEVAVLPMGATEPHNLHLPYGTDLFEGTIVGEKICEAAWDQGAKVLLLPTIPYGTETNMREFPFAINLNPSTLHRVIEDVVDSLLTSGIRKVVILNSHGGNGFKPFLREMSGKTEAQLFLCDWFRAFEDVYFDIFSKGEDHAGEMETSFGLAYFPEYVAVNDDGTLPADAGSVRPMRFDALNKGWVSISRPWHLLTTNSGAADPHAASAAKGERMMEVLVERLGMFLVELSDSTIDDQFPF, from the coding sequence ATGAAACCGTGGAACCTGTCACAAACCAACTACGCCACCATCAAACAGAATGACTACGAAGTCGCCGTTTTGCCGATGGGGGCGACCGAGCCGCACAATTTACACCTGCCGTACGGCACGGATTTGTTCGAAGGCACGATCGTCGGAGAAAAAATTTGTGAAGCCGCATGGGACCAGGGAGCCAAAGTCCTCCTGTTGCCCACAATTCCATACGGTACCGAAACGAACATGCGTGAGTTTCCCTTCGCAATCAACCTGAACCCTTCGACGCTGCACCGCGTCATTGAAGATGTCGTCGACTCGCTTTTGACGTCTGGCATTCGCAAAGTCGTGATCCTCAACAGTCACGGCGGCAACGGCTTCAAACCGTTCTTGCGCGAGATGTCTGGCAAAACGGAGGCTCAGCTTTTTCTGTGCGACTGGTTTCGGGCCTTTGAGGACGTCTACTTCGATATCTTTTCCAAAGGCGAAGACCACGCCGGCGAGATGGAGACTTCTTTTGGCCTCGCTTACTTTCCCGAGTACGTCGCCGTCAATGATGACGGGACGCTACCCGCAGACGCTGGCTCCGTTCGGCCAATGCGATTCGACGCACTTAATAAAGGCTGGGTTTCGATTTCGCGACCGTGGCATCTACTCACGACAAACTCCGGCGCCGCGGACCCGCACGCAGCCAGCGCTGCCAAAGGAGAGCGGATGATGGAAGTGCTCGTTGAAAGGCTTGGCATGTTTCTTGTCGAGCTTTCTGATTCGACAATCGATGATCAATTTCCGTTCTGA